From the Terriglobales bacterium genome, the window TCAGGCGCTCGCCTTCGCCGGTGCCCGTGAGGAGGTAGTCCTCGTTGCGGTAAACAGCCATCGACGAAAACAGCTTCGATTCGCGCTGCCAATCGAGGAAGTTCAAATAGGAGATTGGCTGCTTATCGGATCCTGGGGCGTGTCCATACCGCCCGTAGAGGGCCACGAGTTGTCCTGAGTGGTGATAAGGCAATGGGTTCAGCAGAACACCATTCACAACAGAAAATAACGCAGTGTTCGCGCCAATGCCCAGAGCGAGAGTCAGTGCCGCAATGCACGTGAACCCCGGCGATTTCTTCCACATCCGAAGAGCAAGGCGTATGTCTGACATGACGGTATTCATTTGCCACCTTCAACTAGTAAGTCACAACGCCGGGCGAATTCTTTTGGCCGAATCCGCGGAGGTGGATAACCCCGCCCCGTGGATATCCATTCATTATCGACACAAGCTTTCCAACTGAGTCGCCGCAGCTGGACGAGATGGCAGCGGCAAATGCCGTTCCGCCATCGCTCGTTCCAGGGAATCGGGAGCGGCGAGACGGAGATCTACGGAAGACCGATAGAATTCGTCATTTTCGGCGTCCTGAAGCGTGACAAATTGGAATCCTTTCGATTTGTAAAGGCTCAACAGCTTAGGAAGCATCTCCGCGTCGAATGCCCCTATGTGCATGAGGAGTACATAAGGAATGTCGCGTCCGAACAATTTCTGTGACAAGCTTCGATAGTAGTCGGCACTCTCGTCTGCGGCTTTGAGATAACTCTCCCCGAGTGCAGCAATTGCTGCAGCATCTCCTTTGGCTTTGCAGCGTGCGTAGGGTTCGTTCCATTCATAGTCGGCAAAGCTCATCGTGACTGCAGCGACCTTGTATCCATTCTCAGAGAGAAATTCCCGAAACGCTGTTCTTTTTTCCGGCGTCTCTCCTTCCGCGAGAAACGGATACCGAAACCAGTGCCAGTCCGCGCCTTTCATGCGCTCACTCAACACCGGCTCGTTTCGCACGACATCCTGCTCGAAGTCGCTCGCCGAAGTCTGATTCAGGTTCAGATGTGACCAGCCATGATTCCCAAGCGGATTGCCGGTCTGGCGCCACGCGTCGAGCACCGCTGCGTCTCCAGGATTCTTGCTGATCGCGACGCCGTTTACGAAGCCGTAGATCGGCGGCAGCTTGGCGTCGTGCATCGCTCTTAGAATTTTTGCGGCAACTTCGATTCGCGTCTCATCAGGCGGCAATGGACCATGTGCAGGCAGATCGTCAAAGGTGATCGCAAGCTGTGGCGGTTTTGAGGCTACTTGCCCCCATGCGGTGGCTATAAAAAAAATCATCCCCGAAATCACAAGGGCGGGGAGCAACCCTCGAAGATTCCGCGCCAAGCCTTTTGCCACACTCTTTATAATCTCTGGCCCCAATTTGGTCTCCTGAACTGAAATCACGCAAACACATGATAATAGGAGCGAAGACTCTGTCATCCCGCCGGGTGCGCCGCCGCCATTATTCATCCAGACGATCCGTTAATTCTGAGCCTGAGCGCTCGTCTAACAATCAGCTGCAGCTAATGCTTACCGCTGATTGCCAACTGGCGGGAGTTCAGGAACATTAATCCGGTATGCGGGTTGTGAAGAATATGACGACTGGACGCGCAACGTTGCGGGTTTCCATTTTGGTATTGTCGGCGGTTGCAGTCGTGCTGGACGCAAATGCTCAGCAGCCGACCAGCACTGCAGAAACGGCTGCAGTCGCGACATCCAGGCCTGCGACTTCCGCCTTACCATCCGCTCCAGGATCCTTAAGTGCGGAGCAGATTCGCGATCTCATCCAGAAAGTCGCTGCCAATGATATGGAGAATGATAAGCGGCAACGCGACTACACCTACATCGAACGCGATGTCGAGAACAGCCTTGATGGCAGGGGACGCACCAAATCTACGGAGACGAAAACGTACGAGGTCCTGAACATTTACGGCGAGCAGGTTCAGCGTCTGATCGAGAAGAACGATAAACCCATTTCAGAAAAAGAAGCAGCGAAAGAAGAAGAGAAAATCCAAAAGATCATCAACAAGCGCCGGAACGAATCTGAGAAGGACCGCCAGAAGCGAGAACAACGTGAGGCGAAGGACCGAGAAGAGGGCCGCCAGTTTGAACGTGAGATCGCCGACGCTTACACGTTCACTCTGCTTGGCACAGAACCGGTTGGCGGACGCGAAGCTTGGGTGATCTCAGCCGAGCCCCGTCCTGGATTTGTTCCCCACATGAAGTACGCAAATTATCTATCGAAATTCCACGGTCGCGTCTGGATTGATAAAGCCGACGTACAGATGTCGAAAATGGATATCGAGGCGCTTGACACCGTTTCTTGGGGCTTATTCCTGGCGCGTTTTCACAAAGGGTCGCATTTCATGATCGAGCAAACACGGATTAACGACGAAGTCTGGTTGCCGCGTCAACTCGATTTCAAAATCAATCTTCGGCTCGCCCTGCTCAAGAGCTTCAACATGGACGCCGAACAGAACTTCCGTGATTACAAGAAATTCCGAACTGACTCGAAGATCGTAGGCGTAGGCGAAGTACAGAATGACCACTAAAAAAATGATTAAACTAGCGTCCCGCGTGGCTTTGCTGTTCAGCTCGAGGCTCCGCAGCTTCGTAGTTACGTGACTTGTCTATCTCACCTTCAACCCATACTTCTGCGTCGTCGGCGGGACAATGCTTCATGCGCAGATACTCGACTAACTGTCCGTAGTGATCGGTCACGTGCCAAACTGAAACAACGGAAATTCCAAGCTTCGTATTCGGTCCGGCGTAGCGCCCCTCGACGCGATCGACCGCGTTTTCTGCGGTAAGTGTTGCGATCACGCGCTTCGAATAATCGAACGAGTCTTTCAGATATTTAATCAGCTCCGCCTTGCTTTTCGCCGGATCGTGTCCGCCTCGTTCGCAATCATCGGGCGGCTTCTTGCCTTCGAATTCATTGAAGAACGCGAATTGCCCGCACGCCACATGCTTCACCTGCTCACCAAAGCTGCGAGCGTCATCGAACTTTCCTGTTGTAGGAATGAAACCGTACTTGTCCTCCGGCATCGCCTCGACTACTCCGAGGAAACTGCCTTCGACGAACTTCAACGACTCTCCGACGCTATCTGCAATCGTCGTGGGAACGTCTCCCAAGAACGATCGTTGACGGCCCTTGGCTCCTGTACCCGAATCGGGTTTGTTTTGACCAGCACAAAGTGTGACGCCTACGACTAGGAA encodes:
- a CDS encoding polysaccharide deacetylase family protein; its protein translation is MIFFIATAWGQVASKPPQLAITFDDLPAHGPLPPDETRIEVAAKILRAMHDAKLPPIYGFVNGVAISKNPGDAAVLDAWRQTGNPLGNHGWSHLNLNQTSASDFEQDVVRNEPVLSERMKGADWHWFRYPFLAEGETPEKRTAFREFLSENGYKVAAVTMSFADYEWNEPYARCKAKGDAAAIAALGESYLKAADESADYYRSLSQKLFGRDIPYVLLMHIGAFDAEMLPKLLSLYKSKGFQFVTLQDAENDEFYRSSVDLRLAAPDSLERAMAERHLPLPSRPAAATQLESLCR
- a CDS encoding DinB family protein, whose amino-acid sequence is MKIGIVLFLVVGVTLCAGQNKPDSGTGAKGRQRSFLGDVPTTIADSVGESLKFVEGSFLGVVEAMPEDKYGFIPTTGKFDDARSFGEQVKHVACGQFAFFNEFEGKKPPDDCERGGHDPAKSKAELIKYLKDSFDYSKRVIATLTAENAVDRVEGRYAGPNTKLGISVVSVWHVTDHYGQLVEYLRMKHCPADDAEVWVEGEIDKSRNYEAAEPRAEQQSHAGR